One window of Cellulomonas shaoxiangyii genomic DNA carries:
- a CDS encoding UDP-glucose dehydrogenase family protein → MSEQLPVPTSVDGIPVVARPRMTVIGTGYLGATHAVCMAALGFDVLGVDVDAAKIARLSAGEVPFFEPGLQAMLVDALASGRLRFTQDYAEAGEFGDVHFVCVGTPQRKDSQAADLSYVYAAVDALAPHLTRRALVVGKSTVQIGTAQALTERLHATAPAGTDIELAWNPEFLREGYAVQDTLAPDRLVFGTTSAWASAQLAAAFRPVLDRGTPLVECDLATAELVKVAANSFLATKISYINAMAEVCEVTGADVNLLAKALSFDDRIGGRFLKPGLGFGGGCLPKDIRAFAARAEELGVGQAVAFLHEVDAINVRRRKRTVDLVRELAGGSLAGVRVAALGAAFKPNSDDIRDAPALDVARMLHEEGAIVQVYDPEAMDNARRTYPELTYAESMPAALHGADVVALLTEWSQFRTADPEMMGWLVAHRRIVDGRHALDADAYRAAGWDYRALGRPLLPRTVELTASAADEVDLATALAIAEDALAATR, encoded by the coding sequence ATGAGTGAGCAGCTGCCCGTCCCCACGAGCGTCGACGGCATCCCGGTCGTCGCCCGTCCCCGCATGACCGTCATCGGCACCGGCTACCTCGGCGCCACGCACGCGGTCTGCATGGCCGCCCTCGGGTTCGACGTGCTCGGCGTCGACGTCGACGCGGCGAAGATCGCCCGCCTGTCCGCCGGCGAGGTGCCGTTCTTCGAGCCCGGCCTGCAGGCCATGCTGGTCGACGCGCTCGCGAGCGGCCGGCTGCGGTTCACGCAGGACTACGCCGAGGCCGGCGAGTTCGGCGACGTCCACTTCGTCTGCGTCGGCACGCCGCAGCGCAAGGACTCCCAGGCCGCGGACCTGTCGTACGTGTACGCCGCGGTCGACGCCCTCGCACCGCACCTGACGCGCCGCGCTCTCGTCGTCGGCAAGTCCACCGTGCAGATCGGCACCGCGCAGGCCCTGACCGAGCGTCTGCACGCGACCGCGCCGGCCGGCACGGACATCGAGCTCGCGTGGAACCCGGAGTTCCTGCGCGAGGGCTACGCCGTGCAGGACACGCTCGCGCCCGACCGCCTCGTGTTCGGCACGACGTCGGCGTGGGCGTCGGCGCAGCTCGCGGCCGCGTTCCGCCCGGTGCTCGACCGCGGGACGCCGCTGGTGGAGTGCGACCTCGCGACCGCCGAGCTCGTCAAGGTCGCGGCCAACTCGTTCCTCGCGACGAAGATCTCCTACATCAACGCGATGGCCGAGGTCTGCGAGGTCACCGGCGCCGACGTGAACCTGCTGGCCAAGGCGCTGTCGTTCGACGACCGCATCGGCGGCCGGTTCCTCAAGCCGGGCCTCGGCTTCGGCGGCGGCTGCCTGCCCAAGGACATCCGCGCCTTCGCGGCCCGCGCCGAGGAGCTCGGCGTCGGCCAGGCGGTCGCGTTCCTGCACGAGGTCGACGCGATCAACGTCCGCCGCCGCAAGCGCACGGTCGACCTGGTGCGCGAGCTCGCCGGCGGGTCCCTCGCGGGCGTCCGCGTCGCCGCGCTCGGCGCCGCGTTCAAGCCGAACTCGGACGACATCCGCGACGCCCCGGCGCTCGACGTGGCGCGCATGCTGCACGAGGAGGGGGCGATCGTGCAGGTGTACGACCCCGAGGCGATGGACAACGCGCGCCGCACGTACCCGGAGCTGACCTACGCCGAGAGCATGCCGGCCGCCCTGCACGGTGCGGACGTCGTGGCGCTGCTCACCGAGTGGTCGCAGTTCCGCACCGCCGACCCGGAGATGATGGGCTGGCTCGTCGCCCACCGCCGCATCGTCGACGGCCGCCACGCCCTCGACGCCGACGCGTACCGCGCCGCCGGCTGGGACTACCGCGCGCTGGGCCGCCCGCTGCTGCCGCGCACGGTCGAGCTCACCGCCTCGGCCGCCGACG
- a CDS encoding right-handed parallel beta-helix repeat-containing protein produces the protein MRRADLRNGIVLLAVVGLAGCTAPADTAGPTSSPTSRWTSPPVPTPDPLPTGDEDDSDGSDDGKKDEDKDDKDDKDKDKEKDDDAGASAAGATPMPSWMTEPVAEAPECPAVTVPVGSADELQAALDDAAPGDVIGLADGVYAGEFVTGASGTADQPIALCGGRGAVLDGGGLKGGYALHLDGAQHWLLDGFTVRNAQKAVMADGTTGTTISRLRVHHIGDEAIHLRRSSTDNLVTGNVISDTGLRKPKFGEGVYVGTAESNFCDVSDCEPDPSHRNRVVANAIFATTSEAVDVKEGTDDGLIARNQLDGSALAGDADSWVDVKGRGWTIEDNVGRHSTADGFQTHEIVDGWGTDNVFRGNSGELDSPEGFLVAPRPARDNVVECSNTLLTSVGGVAPDDCT, from the coding sequence ATGCGCCGCGCTGACCTCCGGAACGGGATCGTCCTGCTCGCCGTCGTCGGCCTCGCCGGCTGCACGGCGCCGGCCGACACCGCGGGGCCGACCTCCTCGCCGACGTCCCGGTGGACGTCGCCGCCCGTCCCCACGCCCGACCCGCTGCCCACGGGCGACGAGGACGACTCGGACGGCTCGGACGACGGGAAGAAGGACGAGGACAAGGACGACAAGGACGACAAGGACAAGGACAAGGAGAAGGACGACGACGCCGGCGCCTCGGCCGCCGGCGCCACCCCGATGCCGTCCTGGATGACCGAGCCCGTCGCGGAGGCCCCCGAGTGCCCGGCCGTGACCGTGCCGGTCGGCTCCGCCGACGAGCTGCAGGCCGCGCTGGACGACGCCGCACCCGGTGACGTCATCGGCCTGGCCGACGGCGTCTACGCCGGCGAGTTCGTCACCGGCGCGTCCGGCACCGCGGACCAGCCGATCGCGCTGTGCGGCGGCCGCGGCGCGGTGCTCGACGGCGGCGGGCTCAAGGGCGGCTACGCCCTGCACCTGGACGGCGCGCAGCACTGGCTGCTCGACGGCTTCACGGTCCGCAACGCGCAGAAGGCCGTGATGGCCGACGGCACCACGGGCACGACGATCTCCCGCCTGCGGGTGCACCACATCGGCGACGAGGCGATCCACCTGCGCCGCTCGAGCACCGACAACCTCGTCACGGGCAACGTCATCAGCGACACCGGCCTGCGCAAGCCGAAGTTCGGCGAGGGCGTCTACGTCGGCACCGCGGAGTCCAACTTCTGTGACGTGTCGGACTGCGAGCCCGACCCCAGCCACCGCAACCGCGTCGTGGCGAACGCGATCTTCGCGACGACGAGCGAGGCGGTCGACGTCAAGGAGGGCACCGACGACGGGCTGATCGCCCGCAACCAGCTCGACGGCAGCGCGCTCGCCGGCGACGCCGACTCCTGGGTCGACGTCAAGGGCCGCGGCTGGACGATCGAGGACAACGTCGGCCGGCACTCCACCGCCGACGGCTTCCAGACCCACGAGATCGTCGACGGCTGGGGCACGGACAACGTGTTCCGCGGCAACAGCGGCGAGCTCGACTCCCCCGAGGGCTTCCTCGTCGCGCCCCGCCCCGCGCGCGACAACGTCGTGGAGTGCTCCAACACGCTCCTGACCTCCGTCGGTGGCGTGGCCCCCGACGACTGCACCTGA